The DNA sequence CTATTAGTAAAAAATAATGAGCAGACCGTTTACAATTTTGCATTTAAAATTTGCAGAAACAAAGAACGTGCAGAACACACAATGCAGGAAACGTTCTTAAGCATGATTAAATCTTTAAACCAATTTTCCGGAAATTCTAAATTATCAACTTGGTTATATACAATTGTAAGCAATCATTGTTTGATGCTTGCGAGATCACAAAAAAAATATGATTATGTTAATTTAGAAAATGAAGACGGATTAATTGAAGATAAAAATATTGCCGATTGGAAATTTTCTCCGGAAAAATTAACAGAAAATTCTGAGTTAAAAAAATTGCTTGATGATGCTGTTGAAAAACTTCCTCCGGAATATAGAGTTGTATTTATGTTAAGAGATGTTGAGGGTTTATCTACAAGCGAAACAAGTGAAATTGTAAATTTATCGGTTCCGGCAATTAAATCTCGTTTGCATAGAGCGAGAGCTTTTTTAAGAAATGAACTAAACAAAACTTTACATATATGAAAAATCAAAATGTTTCTTGCAAAGAAGTTATGAGTCACATTTGTGATAGTTTAGGCGAAGATTTAAATTCACCTAAATGTGTAAATATTAAAGATCATTTAGAAAATTGTCCGAGTTGTCAAAAATATTTTGATTCGGTTGAATCAACAATCAGCTTTTACAAAAAATATAATGTTGAACTTGATAATGAAGGACACAATAGATTATTATCAGTTTTAGGATTAAAGGAAAAAAATGGATAACACACATTTCTATGAAACAATTGTAACTTGGACTGAAGGTAGAAAAGGAATTTTAAGTGAACCAACTTTGCATGATATTGAAGTTGCAACTCCGCCGCAATTTACAAAAGGAGTTCCGAATATTTGGTCGCCCGAACATTTATTTGTTGCATCAGTAAATATTTGTTTAATGACAACTTTTTTGGCAATTGCAGAAAATTCAAAATTAGAATTTGCAAGTTTTACAAGTAAAGCAAAAGGAAAATTAGAAAAAGTTGAAAACGGATTTATGATTACCGGAATTGAATTATTTCCGGAAATAAATGTTATTGCAGAAAAAGATTTAGAAAGAGCAGAAAGAATTGTTCAAAAAGCTGAACAGCATTGCTTAATATCAAATTCTATAAAATCCGAAATTAAACTTTTCCCAAAAATAAATTTAAATATTTAAAATGTAGCCTCAAGCTTCAGCTTGAGGAAAAAAAGTAGTTTTCTAAAAAATTGAGTTTAAAAATAAAGATGCATCTTTTAAAAAGATGGCATCTTTTTTATTTATGTAAAAAATCGTTAAAATTTAATATTTATATCCTTTCGCTTCATCTTCGTAAGTTTCAACTCCCAAACCATTTGCAATTCTTGAAACAAAATTAAAGTAACTCACAATCAAATTTATATTCAAAATATCTTCATCACTTAAATCGTGAATCCTTAAATTCTGAACATCATATTCATTTACTAAACCCGGAGTAACTGTTAATTTTTCTGCATAATTTAAAATTGCGTGAATGCGAATTGGAAATTCAATTGATTTATAATCACTAATTAGCATATTAATTTTGGCTTCATCATCCCAAAAACTTTTTAATGCTTCCGCATGATGATGAATACAATAACTACAATTATTCAAAGATGAAACCACAACGGCAATTAATTCTTTTTCTTCGCGGGAAATTTTTGATTCATTATACATAATCGATAAATACAAATCAAGATGATGCTTCATCGTATTTGCATCCAAACTATGAATTTTCATAATGTTAGAAACCTTTCCGCGCGCATTTAATAATTCATCGTAAACTTCCATTAATTTTCCGTCCGCATCTTTTTCGTTTATTTGTTTTATCCAAGACATTTTATATTTCCTCAAAATTCTAAAATTGATTAAATGCTTATTTTTATTAGCCGTGAATACAAATTAAGTTTTACTAAAATTTTATTCAACAAGTTTATTTTATAAATTTTAAACAACAATAAAAAATAGTAAAATGAAAAACACCTTTTATTCAAATTTTGATTTTGAAAGAATTAAAAAAAGTGATCGCCAAGATTATCGCTCGCCGTTTCAAATTGATAGAGACAGAATTATTCATTCGTCGGAATTCAGACGTTTGCAAGGAAAAACCCAAGTTTTTCTTCCCGGCGAATATGATTATTACCGAACTCGTTTAACTCACTCAATTGAAGTTGCACAAATCGGAAGATCAATTTGTAATTTTTTAACTCATTCGCATAAAAATATTTTTTCTGAAAATTTTTATATTGATTCTGATTTGGTTGAATCCGCTTGCTTAACTCACGATTTAGGTCATCCTCCTTTTGGTCATGCGGGAGAAAGAACTTTACATAAATTGATGAAAGATTACGGCGGATTTGAAGGCAATGCTCAAACTTTAAGATTAATTACAGAAATTTTCTACAAGAATGAAAATGATAGAAGGGGAATGAATCCCACGCGAGCTTTTATTGACAGCATTTTAAAATATAAAAGTTTGTACGGAGATTTAGAAAATCCGGAAAATCATTTTATTTATGATTATCAAAAAGAGTTTTTGGATTTTACGTTTGATATTTCTTCCCAAAATCATACTCTTAATTTTAATCCCGGCGATGAAATTAATTCTTTCCAAAGTATTGAATGTCAAATTATGGATTGGGCTGATGACACAGCTTACGCAATTAACGATTTGGTAGATAGCATTTCCGGCGGATTTATTAATATTTATAAACTTCATCATTGGAAAGAAAACAATTTAAATTCTTTATCAGAATTGCAAAAAAAATTTATTGATGAAATAATAGAGTGGATTAAAAACGATAAATACAAACAAAAATTTGGTTCTCAAATCGGCGATTTTATTAACGCAAGCAAATTGGAAAAATCAGATTCGGATTTTTCTAAATTAACTAATCGTTATAAATTTAATTTAATCATAGAAAATGAATTTCAAGAAAAAGTAAATCTATATAAAAGAATTGCGGTTGAATTAGTTTTTAAATCTGCACAAATTCACCAAATGGAATTTAAAGGTGATAAAATGTTAACAAACATTTTTAAAGCGCTGGAAGAAAATTATATAACTTCAATTCAGTCAATGCGACTTTTACCGGAATTTACAGATAATATAATTAGAATTGAAAAAGATCCAAATGTTAGAGCCAGATTAGTTTGCGATTATATGTCGGGAATGACCGATTCTTTTGCGATTAGAAATTTTAAACGTCTTTTCGATTCTGATTACAGCTCAATAAATGATATTGTATGATTTTTATTGACAAAACATAAAATATCCATTTTAATAGACGATAATACTTAAAAAAAGTGATGAAATGATCGGAAGAATTTTTTCAATATTATTTTATACAATTTTTATAATTGCAATTGTTGTTGTTGCCGCAAGATATACTTTTTCCGTATCATATCTTCCGTTAAAGATTCATTCCAAATATTACAAAACTTCAAATCTTGCCGTTGAAGGTTATGATATGGTTTTTTATTTCAAAGAAAAAGATGCCTACAAGGGAAATGATATGTTCTATATAAATTGGGATGATTTCAACTGGCTATTTAAATCTTCAACAAACTCAAATCTTTTTAAAGCAAGACCGGAAAGATATGCTCCACAATTCGGCGGATATTGCAGTTACTTGGTTACTAAAAATATTGCTTATCCTTGCGATCCGAAAATTTTCCATGTATATAAAGGAAAATTATATTTGTTTTCTAGCGAATCAAAAAAAGAAGCATTTATTTCTGATATTGATAATCAAATTGATAAAGCTTCTTTAAATTGGAATAAATAATTTATCTTTCTGCCAAAATTAATTTTACTTCTTCAAGATTTCCATTTCTATCAATTGTTAAAGTTACTTCATCACCGGGTTGATGTTCTTTTAATAAATCAGAATATTCTTTTAAATTCTTGCAATCTTTCCCATTTACTTTTTTAATAATATCACCAACAAATAATCCTGCTTTAGCTCCGGGAGAATTTTCAGAAATTGCCGCAACTTTTACACCTTCTCCGGTATAAGCAAAATCCGGCATTGTTCCCGTTGAAACTTTTCTTCCTTCTTTTATTTTTTCATTTTCGTTTTTTGTTTCACCCGACACGTCGGGCAAGCTTTTCACATTTGACTTTTCACCAATAAAATTCATAGCATCTTCTCTATCTGCCAAATAAACCAAAGTTTCTCTTGCAACGGTAATTACTTTTACCAAACCATCAGCATCAATTTTTTCAATTTTATCACTTGGTTTATGATAATCTTCATTTGGTCCGCTGAAAAATTGAACTGCGGGAATTCCATTTTCTATAAACGCAACTTGATCGCTCGCATCCAATTCTTGCGTAATCAATTCGGAACCAATACCGGTTGTGTATTCAGTTCCCATAAAAATAAATTTCCATTCGCGAGCAGTATTTCCATTCAGAATCATAATTTTCTTACTGTGCAATCTTCCAACTGTATCAAAATTTAAATTTGCAAAAATTTTATCGGAAGGAAATTTCTTATAATTTTCTACTAAATATTTTGATCCGACTAATCCGGCTTCTTCTCCGCTAAATGCAATAAAAATAATTGTTCGCGCCGGTTTTAAAGATTTGCCCAAAACTTCTGCCAATTCTAACAAAACAGAAACTCCACTTGCGTTATCATCAGCTCCATTATGAATTTGTCCTTCGTTGCCTTTTCTAACATCGGGCCAACCTAAACCTAAATGATCATAGTGCGCAGAAATAACAACTGCTTCTTTTAAATTTTGATTTGTTCCGGGAATAATTCCTATTACATTTTTAATTTGCAAATTTCCTTTTCCATGAAATGCTTTTTCAAATGTTTGAAAATAACTTCCATCATCGCTTCCGGGCAAGAGTCCGAATTCTTTAAATTTCTCTGAAATATAATTTGCTGCATTTTCTAATTCTGTGCTTCCTAATTCTCTTCCTTTCATTTCATCGGAAGCGAGAAACGAAATATGTTCCATCATTCTTTTTGATGAAAAAACGGGAGCTAATTCCGCTAAAGCTTTTCTTGGTTTCGTTTTAAATTCCGGACTTTTTACTTTTTGATTCAAAACTTTTAATAAAGGCGAATTAATAACCGGCCATTGACCTTTATCAATATTGGTCGGTTCGTTTCCTTCAAAAGTTAAACAACTATATTTTCCGTAATGTGGAAGTTTTCTTACCAGACCGGAATCTGCTTTTTCATTTCCGATTGATAAATAAACAATTGCATTATTAATATTTTCTGGATTTTTTATTGATGCAATAAAACTATTATTATTTTTCGAATGTGATTTAGACTCGAATTTTATTGAGTCCTTTGCAATTGCTGAATTAAATTGCATTAATGAATTATTAACAATTGACTGAAATTTATTTTCTCCCAAAATCCAAACAGCTTTATCTGAAGGAATTTTTTCAATTTCGTTTTCATTAATTACTTCAAACTTTTCTTCATTTCCCTTTATCCACTGAATTACAAAATTTTGATAAGTCTTAAGATTTTTATCATTTTCATTTGGTAAAATCATTAATGTTTTCTCAGCACCAAAAGCTGTGGATAATGCCGCTGGAATTTCATTCGGGTCCAAAATTCGAAAAACATCAAATTGAGGATCGACCAATATTTTCAATGGTTCGGACGTAAGTGTTAAAGATATTTTTCCTTCTTTGTCATTCAATTCGCAATTTTCAATTTCTATTCCATTTTGTGTAATTATAGCAACCGGAATATTAATTTTAAAATATTCACCATCTTGAATTTGCTTTAAATTGAAATTCAAATTAAACACATTTCCAAATTGTTCAACTTTTACATTTTCTAAATTTAATTTTGGAGCTCCGGTTTTTTCAATCCATTGCGTAAAAAACCATTTTAAATCTTTTCCGGTTGTTTCCTCAAATGCCAATCTAATATCATCGAAAGAAGCTTTTTTAAATTTGTTATTTCTGTTAAAAACTTGGAATGACTTTGTAAAATTTTCATCACCAACTAAATTTCTTAACATGTGAAAAACCATTAGTGACTTTCCATAACCAATTGCTTCGCTTGCGGCATCGTGTCGGGAGAAAAATTTATTAAGCGGAAAATCATTGTTTGATTTTACATAATCAGAATATTTTTGCAAAGTTGATCTTCTATATTCTTCGGCTTGTCCGCGCTGTTCTTTAATCAAATGATCTGCCATGTAAGCAGTCAAACCTTCGCACCAATTTCCTTTTTCAAAATCGACATAAACACTATTTCCCCAATAATTATGCAAAAGTTCGTGCGGATATGATGAATGCAAAATGAACGGAAAGCGAATTATTTTTTCTCCAAGTAAAGTAAATGAAGGCATTCCATATCCGGTTTCCCAAAAGTTTTCTACGAGTGCAAATTTTGTGTATGGAAATGGTCCAATTAATTGTCGATACATTTCCAAATACTGAGCTGTTGTTTCCAAATATTTATTTGCAATGCTTTCATCGGGAGTTCGCATAAATGCAAATGCATCAACGGATCCGGTTGAATATTTATATTCATTAAATTTTGCGGCAACTAAAAATATTTCTTCTTGCGGAGTTGGCGAATCCCAAATATCTATATGAAAATTATTTTCAACTTTATCTTCAATTCGTTTACCTTGACTTACGGTTTTCCATTCTTTTGGTAATTCGGTGGTTAATTCAAAATTTACAAATTCATTTTTTATTGTTGGAATCCAATAAGTTGAACCAGCTAAATAAATTCCTAAATCGCTAATAATTCCGGGCGATTCACTAAATCCGCGTTGGTAATTTTCTTCACTTTGTTTAATTGGTGATTCTATTTTGCCGGAGTATTCAACGGTGAAAATCAAATCCGTATTTTTTTCAAAATCAGAAATTATATATTTGTTAACTTTTAATGTTGATTCGAATTCTGCGTCATCTCTATCCATTCCGATATCTTGTAAAGATGCTGATTTTTCTATCAATGAAATTTTTGCATTATTTGATATTAATTTCAAATCCAAATTTTCGTTCAGACTAAATTCAATATCATTCTGCAATAGAGTTTTGTTAATTGTTATTTCGTCTAAAACTTTTATTTGAGATGATGTTGGAATTATTTTCACATTTAATTTATGATGAACTTTTGCCTCTTGTGAAAAGAGAGAAAAGGATAGAAATAACAAAACAATAAAGATTTTTTTAATATTCATTTTTTCTCCAAAAGTATAAAATAAAGATAGCACTCGGATTTAACGGATAAAACAGATTCAAACAGATTTAAAAGATTTATATTTATTTTCAAATATCATTCTTTTGAAAAACGGTTCTTTGCCAAAATTTAATACAAATCCTATTTCGATCGAAGTTGCTTTCAAATAATTTATTAGTTGAGCTTCATGTTCTTTTATAATATTTTCTGCCGATTTTAATTCAAGAATTATTTTATCTTCAACAATTATATCCGCAAAATAATCACCTACATTTTGATTTTTATAATAAACATCAATTTTCTTTTGCGATTCACAATTTAATCCCAAGAGTTTTAATTCAATTAACATAGCTCTTTCATAAACTTTTTCTAAAAATCCAAAACCAAGATTATTATAAACATTATAAAATGCTTTAATTATTAAATCCGTAGTTTCTTTGTGAAGTAGATTCATTTTATCCGTTTTAAATCGGTTTAATCTGTTAAATCCGAGTGCTATTTATTTCACTATTATTTTTATTGGATTTTCAACTTTCAAATATTTTTTCACAACTTCATTTATATTTTCGACTTTCACATTTTTCAGAGATTCAATTGATTTTGAATCATAAAAAATATCATTGTGAAAATATTTTGAATGCGCCAAATAATAAGCCTGGTTTATACTTGATAACCTTCTAAACATTACTTTACCCAAGTACATATTTACCGATTTATCAATTTCGTCTTGAGTAATTTTTCCTAAATATTTTTCCGTAAAGAAATTTGATAATTGAGGAATAAGCTTTTCTACATTTTCGGGTCGTGTTCCTAAATTAATATTAAACATTGCTTTATCATTTTTAATTTCTACTCCGGCATTCATTCGGTAAGCCATTCCTTGTTTTTCGCGAACATCAAAAATTATTTTATCAGAAATTAACATTGATAAAACTTCCAAAGCGGGTTTATCATTTGGCTCAACATTTTTTTGAAATCCATAATAAATAAATGATTGTTCACCGCCAATATTTTCATCAACATTTATTGCTTCGGAAATTTTCTTAAATTCTTTTTCAAATGCTGAATTATTTATTGCACCATCCAATTTCGGTTTAGAAAATTCAGAAAAATATTTACTAATATTTTCCGGCAATTCTTTTGATACAACCGAAACAATAATGTTATTCGGATTAAAATAGTATTTCGTAAATTCCAACAAATTTTCATAAGTCAGTTCAGTTTTGCTTGGATTATATTTTTCTTCCGTGTACAAAATTTCATCAACTTTTTTCTCAAACATTTTTTGTGTTGGATTTCCGTGTCCCATCATTGCCGGCATTTTTGATTTTCCCGTAACTTTCGCAAATTCATCTTGAGTTGGAATGAAATTCAACATTTGATCATTCAAAAATTTTATTGCTTCTTCAATATTATCAGCCAAACCTTCAACTCTTATATATCCAAATTCCGGACTTAAATAAATATTGTCCATTGGAATAAACGGATTATCATTCACCGTAAATTCAAATCCAAATTTTAAACTTTGATTTAGAACTTCAGAATTTTTCATTCGCTGGCCAAAAATATCATGCAAAATCTTTGCAGCATCTTTTCCATATTTTTCTTCGTAAGCAGCTTTATTTTTTAACAAATAGTGAATTGCTAACAATCCGCTTCCGGGATTTTGTTTTGCAATAATTTCAGCACCGTTAGAATTTTCAAATAATATTGGAATCTGCAAATTATTTTGAACTTCTGAAATTGATTCAGAATTTGGATGTTGAATAATTACAATTGGATATTCATCAATTTTAAATTCATTAATTTCTTCCGCAGCTAAATTTATTCCTTCTCCCGAGTATGAATTTAGAATTGATTCAATTCCATATTGCGAAAGATGATCTGCATTATAAATTCCAAACATGTGCGGCTTTTCAATATTTTGTTGAAATGCAGTTTTGGCTTTTGTTTTTTCAGATTCAATAATTTCATCTGTTAGATTAAATTTAGTGGAATTTAAAAATGAAATTAAGGTGTCATTAATTGCATTAATATTTTTTTCCGAATTTAGAATTACGGTTGCTTGAAGATGATTTTTAATTTTGAACTCGCGAGTTTTAAATTCCAATCCTTCAATATCTCCTTTAAATAAATTATTTAAATTAGATTTTAAATTCTCGGTCTCGTTTTCCAGTAACAAATTTAACTCTTCAAAGAATTCTAAATTTTCCGGATTGGGTAAATTGAAAAACAATTGAAGCTGGGTTTTTTCACCTTTGTAAAATCTGTGAAATATTTTTTCATCATTTATAATAATTGGAATAATTTCATAACCGGAATTTAGTTCGGAATTTTTTACAGTATTAATTGTTCCCGGTTTTTGCTTTCCATAAATTTCATTTAAATTTTTCAGCATCTCATCCGAGTTAAAATTTCCCACAACGCTAATTATCATATTATTCGGCACATAATAATTCTTGTAAAAATTATAAACATCGTTTCTGTTCATGTTTTTTATAGTTTCGTAAGTCCCTAAAGTCGGCAAAGAAAGTGAATGACCTTTGTAAATAATTGATAAAATATTTCGCTCAATTTGCTCGCTTGAATTTCCAAGACTTTTTGCAATTTCTTCAAGAACAATTCCTTTTTCTTTTTCAAATTTATCTTCGGGAATTGTCGAATCGAACAACATTCCGGCTTGCAGTTTCATTCCTTCAATAATATTTTCGGTTGGTGTAACCATCATAAAATTTGTGTAATATTCTGAAGTATTTGCGTTATTGTATCCGCCTATTTTATCGGTTGCATCATATAATTCTTTTTGCGTTAAAGTTGTTGTTCCGTTAAATAATAAATGTTCAAGCATGTGACTCATTCCGCTTGTTGCAAAATTCTCATACGCCGAGCCGACTTTTACCAATGTATTTATTCCGGTCATTGGCAAAGATGGTTTTTCAATAAGCAAAACTTGAATGCCGTTATCAAGCTGATAAATTGAAACTCCGTTGGGAATTGGTGATATTTTTTCCTTTGCAAGAAAAATTGAATTGAATGAAATCAACAAAAAAATTGATAAAAAATTTAATCTATGTAAAAGAAATTTTCTCAACATTTGTTCCTCAAATGATAATTATTATATTTTAAAACTTAACAAAAGATAAAGTGTAATTCTATTCAAGAATATTTCATAAACTTTGTATAATTTGATTATGTGATTTATGAAATTTAATTTTCTGTAAACTTTCTCAAAAATTTAAATGAAACTAAAAATAATTCTTTATTTGTTTGTGATATTAGGAATTTTTACAATTTCTTGCGATGAAAAAAATGAAGTTGTTTTTGAACCGACAGCAACATTAATTTGGACCGGAGATTATGATATTGATGGATGCGGATTTTTTATTGAAATTGACAGCGTACTTTATAAACCGGAAAATGAAGGAATAATTCCTCCGGCTTTTAAAATCGAAAGAAATCTAAGTGTTACAATTCAATATATTGATTTGTTTTATGAGATTGAAACGGATTGCACTCTTGAAACATACCCGCCGAAAGCAAATGCAATAAAATTAACTTCAATGGATTTGAATGAGGAATTGAATTAGTTTAACTTCCCAACATTTGAATTGATGTAATTACCCAAACAATTTGTGCAATTATAAACCACGCAATTGCCGATAAAAAACTTATTAAAATACAAGTCTTCTTAACCGGCTTTTCCGGTTCTTTAATTTTTAATTGCTTACAAAAATATCTAATCGTAAAAACGAAAAAAGTCAAAATTATTAATTGAATTGAAATTAAAAAAATCCAATCGGAGTTTGATGCAAGATTGAGAAATGATGTAAATATTTTCATAATTTAAATTTTAATTGATATTAAAAATTTACTACAAACAATTTTATTATTTAATTTGATTTAATCAACAATGCTACATTTTCTATATGGAAAGTCTGCGGAAACATATCAACCGGTTGAATTTTTACAAGTTTATATTTTTCTTCACAAAGTAATTTTATATCTCTTGCCTGCGTTGAAGGATTACAGCTTACATAAACTATTTTTTGCGGTTCTAATTCCAAAATATCATTTACAGTTTTGGGATTCATTCCAGCTCTCGGCGGATCAACAATTATCACATCCGGTTTTGTTACTTTATTGTTACTCAAAAATGAAAGAAATGATTTATTCAAATCAACTTCAAAAGATTCTACGTTTTCAATTTTATTAATTTCGCAATTTATTTTGGCATCTTTTACCGCCGATCTAACAGATTCAAATCCGTATACTTTTTTAACTTTTTCCGAAATAAATATTGAAATTGTTCCTGCGCCGGAAAACAAATCATAAACAATTTCGTCACCTTTAAATTCTGCAAAATCTAAAGCAGTTTCATAAAGTTTTTCTGCTTGCAAAGTGTTCGTTTGGAAAAAAGAATTTGCACTTATTCTGAATTTAAATTTTCCAATTTTATCATGAATTAGTCCATTGCCAAAATAAACTTTTTCATAATCGCCAAATGCTGTTTGAGATTTTTTTAGATTTATATTATTTACTACAGTTGTTATGAATGGAAAATTACTTTTAAGTTCATCGGAATAATTTTTAATCAATTCATCATTTTCAGAAGATGTTACCAAATTTACCATAAACTGATTCAGCTTAAATGATTCACGCAAAACTAAATTTCGTAAAAAACCTTCATAATTAATTGTTGAAAATATTGGTGTGTTTTTTTGTTTAAAAAAATCTCTTGTAAAATTTAAAACTTTTGTTGCCTTTTCAGATTGCAAAAAACATTCTTCAATATTTATTACTTTACTAAACACTTTGGGAACGTGAAAACCAAGCGCGAATTCTTTATCATTTATTATTTCATTTTTTAAATCTTCATCGGTAAGCCATCTTTGCGGCGTAAAAGAAAATTCCATTTTATTTCTATAATGAAAAATATTTTCGCAACCTAAAATTGGAAGCATTTCAAATTCACTAAATCCGCCAAGCCGTTCAAAAATATCTTTAACTTGCTCATGTTTATACTTTAATTGAATTTCATAATTTAAATCTTGCTGTTTACATCCGCCGCAAACTCCGTAATGTTTACATTTGGGTTTAATTCTGTCAGAAGAAGATTTTATTACTTCAACAGTTTTAGCTTCGCCGTATGATTTTTTTAATTTTAAAATTCTTGCATTTACAACATCGCCGGGAAAAGAATTATGAACAAAAATTACATACTTTTTATCAACATCATTGCTAATATGATCAAGCTGGGCTTGGTTAATACGCGCAATGCCTTTTCCTTCAAACGCATAATTTTCAATTGTAAGTTCAACTATATCGTTTTTTTTCATTTCTTTTTCAAAATTAAAGTTTTGAATCCAATGAATTTATCAGCTCCTAATTTTAGAAATGCGTGACTTTCATGTTTCATCTGATTCAAAAACTTTTTGTGGTAGGATTTTTCATTTTCGTTTAAATCTTTCATTTTAGATTTTGATAATTCGGCAACAACCGAATAAAATTCATTCAAACTTTTTGATAAATCTTTTGAATCGATTAATTCAAAATTCCGTTCTAAATAATATTTTTCCAAATCTTCAATTTTTATCGGATCAATATCAGAAGTTTCAAAAATATCTTTCACAAAAGTTGGAACTTCATTTTGAAGTTTTACAATTTCACCAATGCAGAAAATTCCATCGGGTTTTAAAATTCGTTTAATTTCTTTAACAATATTTTTTCTGTTTGAATTTGAAATTGTTGCTTGTGCATAAACCAAATCAAATTGATCTTCAATAAAATCGGTATGTTCAAACGACATTATTTTTGCATTTACATTTTTTTCTTTATCCAAAACTAATTTTGTATTTATCAAAGATTCGTAATCTTCAACAATTAATTCAATTTTATTTGAATTTTTGGAAGTAATTAAATTTGCAATTTCACCGGAATTTGAGCCGATAACT is a window from the Ignavibacteriota bacterium genome containing:
- a CDS encoding insulinase family protein, with the protein product MLRKFLLHRLNFLSIFLLISFNSIFLAKEKISPIPNGVSIYQLDNGIQVLLIEKPSLPMTGINTLVKVGSAYENFATSGMSHMLEHLLFNGTTTLTQKELYDATDKIGGYNNANTSEYYTNFMMVTPTENIIEGMKLQAGMLFDSTIPEDKFEKEKGIVLEEIAKSLGNSSEQIERNILSIIYKGHSLSLPTLGTYETIKNMNRNDVYNFYKNYYVPNNMIISVVGNFNSDEMLKNLNEIYGKQKPGTINTVKNSELNSGYEIIPIIINDEKIFHRFYKGEKTQLQLFFNLPNPENLEFFEELNLLLENETENLKSNLNNLFKGDIEGLEFKTREFKIKNHLQATVILNSEKNINAINDTLISFLNSTKFNLTDEIIESEKTKAKTAFQQNIEKPHMFGIYNADHLSQYGIESILNSYSGEGINLAAEEINEFKIDEYPIVIIQHPNSESISEVQNNLQIPILFENSNGAEIIAKQNPGSGLLAIHYLLKNKAAYEEKYGKDAAKILHDIFGQRMKNSEVLNQSLKFGFEFTVNDNPFIPMDNIYLSPEFGYIRVEGLADNIEEAIKFLNDQMLNFIPTQDEFAKVTGKSKMPAMMGHGNPTQKMFEKKVDEILYTEEKYNPSKTELTYENLLEFTKYYFNPNNIIVSVVSKELPENISKYFSEFSKPKLDGAINNSAFEKEFKKISEAINVDENIGGEQSFIYYGFQKNVEPNDKPALEVLSMLISDKIIFDVREKQGMAYRMNAGVEIKNDKAMFNINLGTRPENVEKLIPQLSNFFTEKYLGKITQDEIDKSVNMYLGKVMFRRLSSINQAYYLAHSKYFHNDIFYDSKSIESLKNVKVENINEVVKKYLKVENPIKIIVK
- the rlmD gene encoding 23S rRNA (uracil(1939)-C(5))-methyltransferase RlmD is translated as MKKNDIVELTIENYAFEGKGIARINQAQLDHISNDVDKKYVIFVHNSFPGDVVNARILKLKKSYGEAKTVEVIKSSSDRIKPKCKHYGVCGGCKQQDLNYEIQLKYKHEQVKDIFERLGGFSEFEMLPILGCENIFHYRNKMEFSFTPQRWLTDEDLKNEIINDKEFALGFHVPKVFSKVINIEECFLQSEKATKVLNFTRDFFKQKNTPIFSTINYEGFLRNLVLRESFKLNQFMVNLVTSSENDELIKNYSDELKSNFPFITTVVNNINLKKSQTAFGDYEKVYFGNGLIHDKIGKFKFRISANSFFQTNTLQAEKLYETALDFAEFKGDEIVYDLFSGAGTISIFISEKVKKVYGFESVRSAVKDAKINCEINKIENVESFEVDLNKSFLSFLSNNKVTKPDVIIVDPPRAGMNPKTVNDILELEPQKIVYVSCNPSTQARDIKLLCEEKYKLVKIQPVDMFPQTFHIENVALLIKSN
- a CDS encoding methyltransferase domain-containing protein; this encodes MKSQIKILLPGLRQQINFLKSKIKFNDSKILVIGSNSGEIANLITSKNSNKIELIVEDYESLINTKLVLDKEKNVNAKIMSFEHTDFIEDQFDLVYAQATISNSNRKNIVKEIKRILKPDGIFCIGEIVKLQNEVPTFVKDIFETSDIDPIKIEDLEKYYLERNFELIDSKDLSKSLNEFYSVVAELSKSKMKDLNENEKSYHKKFLNQMKHESHAFLKLGADKFIGFKTLILKKK